In one window of Nerophis ophidion isolate RoL-2023_Sa linkage group LG05, RoL_Noph_v1.0, whole genome shotgun sequence DNA:
- the ctsbb gene encoding cathepsin Bb, protein MRSLALFFVAVSVTWADLSPLSQEMINTINKANSTWKAGRNFHKVDVSYVKGLCGTILNVAKAPQVVHDTKGIKLPDSFDARQQWPKCATLKQIRDQGSCGSCWAFGAAEAISDRLCIHSSGEISVEISAEDLLSCCDGCGMGCFGGSPSAAWDFWVQNGLVTGGLYDSKMGCRPYSLAPCEHHVNGTRPPCQGEQETPKCVEQCIDGYLLSYPKDKHFGRRAYSISSDQEQIMTEIYKNGPVEAAFSVYADFLQYKTGVYQHVTGEMLGGHAIKLLGWGQENGASYWLAANSWNGDWGDKGFFKIKRGSDECGIESEVVAGIPLVTVEVGCRGLMGRSTTSLLKNMGIRGQDQRQAIKALSSALDQEERQQLGSKARCCVVVLRSARARACLSALSAETPLAHCQQRRTQFHLPWIRGHRARVVVEGRLRLIGCHHVSVSAGIVDSPLGLCILQSRHRASVLAHGRPLLSVGPQEPGLVCSETFRKFLHQHCPVVTERFSPTPWCWGGRLQTVVSYFIKSRPAVTYRNTRICTADGGQISLDWVDNDASTAYPESSTRPTVLLLPGLTGNSQQSYVLHAIKQATRHGYRCVVFNNRGFGGEELLTPKTFCAANTSDLEHVVCHVKSLYPQAPIFGAGVSLGGMILLNYLGRKGSESGMVAGLTISVPWDAQKSAISMEERLNWLLFNRQLTLGLCKAVLRHRKILEKVVDIENVIQARTIREFDERFTTLLFGYETCTDYYHDASPDKKLPHIAVPILCLNAADDPFSPQHYIPFTVAQDLSNVALLVTSHGGHIAFMEGWFPCGESYMERVFNQFVRASLEHPNDIRKACSLE, encoded by the exons ATGCGTTCACTTGCCCTCTTCTTTGTCGCCGTGTCCGTCACCTGGGCTGACCTTTCACCTCTCTCCCAGGAGATGATAAACACTATCAACAAGGCCAACTCCACCTGGAAG GCAGGGCGCAACTTTCACAAGGTTGATGTCAGCTACGTGAAGGGGCTGTGTGGCACCATCCTGAATGTAGCCAAAGCCCCACAAGT AGTTCACGACACTAAAGGTATAAAACTTCCAGACAGCTTTGATGCACGCCAGCAGTGGCCTAAGTGTGCTACTCTCAAGCAGATCCGGGACCAGGGCTCTTGCGGGTCCTGCTGG GCCTTTGGGGCAGCTGAGGCGATATCTGACAGATTATGCATCCATAGTAGTGGAGAAATCTCTGTGGAGATCTCAGCTGAAGACCTTCTGTCCTGTTGTGATGGATGCGGGATGGG GTGTTTTGGTGGTTCTCCCTCTGCTGCTTGGGACTTCTGGGTCCAGAACGGCCTCGTGACCGGAGGCCTGTACGACTCCAAAATGG GTTGCCGCCCGTACTCCCTTGCCCCGTGTGAGCATCACGTCAACGGAACGCGTCCTCCATGTCAGGGCGAACAGGAGACTCCCAAATGTGTGGAACAGTGCATTGACGGCTACTTGCTGTCTTACCCCAAGGACAAGCACTTTG GAAGACGAGCGTATAGCATATCTTCCGACCAGGAGCAGATCATGACGGAGATTTACAAGAATGGACCTGTGGAGGCTGCTTTCAGTGTTTATGCAGATTTTCTTCAGTACAAGACTG GTGTGTACCAGCATGTGACAGGGGAGATGCTGGGGGGTCATGCCATCAAGCTCCTTGGCTGGGGGCAGGAGAACGGGGCATCTTACTGGTTGGCAGCCAACTCTTGGAACGGTGACTGGGGAGATAAAG GTTTTTTCAAGATCAAGCGTGGAAGTGATGAATGCGGTATCGAGTCGGAGGTGGTGGCTGGAATCCCAC TTGTCACTGTGGAGGTGGGCTGCAGAGGCCTCATGGGCAGGTCAACTACCAGTCTCCTTAAGAACATGGGAATCCGGGGCCAGGACCAACGTCAAGCCATCAAAGCCCTGTCCAGTGCTCTGGATCAGGAGGAGAGACAACAACTGGGCTCCAAA gctcgttgctgcgtggtcGTTCTGCGCTCAGCACGAGCGAGGGCGTGTCTGAGCGCGCTATCAGCAGAGACGCCTCTTGcgcactgtcagcagaggcgcaCGCAGTTCCACCTGCCATGGATACGCGG ACATCGAGCGCGGGTCGTTGTCGAGGGGCGGCTACGATTAATAGGTTGCCATCATGTTTCTGTCTCTGCTGGAATTGTGGACAGTCCATTGGGACTTTGTATTCTCCAGAGCCGACACCGTGCTTCTGTGCTCGCTCACGGCCGCCCTTTGCTATCTGTGGGGCCGCAAGAGCCAGG TCTGGTGTGCAGCGAGACTTTCCGCAAGTTCCTCCACCAGCACTGTCCTGTGGTGACAGAGCGCTTCAGTCCAACGCCGTGGTGCTGGGGAGGCCGTCTTCAAACAGTGGTCTCCTACTTCATCAAGTCCAGACCTGCCGTCACTTATCGCAA TACGCGGATCTGCACAGCTGATGGTGGTCAGATATCTCTTGACTGGGTGGACAATGATGCCAGCACCGCCTACCCAGAATCCTCCACCCGGCCCACGGTGCTCCTCCTTCCCGGCTTGACGGGGAACAGCCAGCAATCTTATGTGCTCCATGCTATCAAGCAGGCCACCAGGCATGGCTACAG ATGTGTGGTCTTCAACAACAGAGGCTTTGGAGGTGAAGAGCTGCTT ACTCCGAAAACATTCTGTGCCGCCAACACTTCAGATCTAGAGCATGTGGTGTGCCATGTCAAAAGTCTCTACCCACAAGCTCCCATCTTTGGTGCTGGTGTCTCTTTGGGAGG CATGATACTGCTGAACTACTTGGGCCGTAAGGGGTCGGAGTCCGGGATGGTGGCGGGTTTGACCATCTCCGTCCCCTGGGATGCGCAAAAGTCCGCTATTTCCATGGAGGAACGTCTTAACTGGCTGCTCTTCAACAGACAACTCACACTCGGACTGTGTAAAGCTGTCCTCAG GCACAGGAAGATTCTGGAGAAAGTGGTGGACATTGAGAATGTCATCCAG GCTCGCACTATCCGGGAGTTTGATGAACGCTTTACCACACTGCTGTTTGGCTACGAAACATGCACAGATTACTACCACGATGCAAGCCCTGACAAAAAACTGCCTCATATCGCTGTGCCCATCTTGTGTCTCAATGCAGCCGACGACCCCTTCTCTCCACAACACT ACATCCCCTTCACCGTAGCCCAGGACCTGTCAAATGTGGCACTTTTGGTGACATCCCACGGTGGACACATAGCCTTCATGGAGGGCTGGTTCCCATGTGGAGAGAGTTACATGGAGCGTGTGTTCAATCAGTTTGTCCGAGCTTCCTTGGAACACCCAAATGACATCAGAAAAGCATGCAGCCTGGAGTAG